One Nitrosopumilus piranensis genomic region harbors:
- a CDS encoding SDR family oxidoreductase has protein sequence MTKKLLIIGGSGLVGSTLLEYADDYELHVTYNTNPFEKQNVQTSQLNLLDNEQDIIDLIKNLEPDVVINTVAHPSVDLCEKNPEIANNLHVKTTKIITDICSKINSKLIYFSTDAVFDGKTDLKYVEKDLPNPINYYGLTKLNAEKIVLCEKNNVILRTSVIYGNHKKSRFTNWIIGNLIQNKIVDPHVDQFNTPTLVDDLAISILKIISKDVSGLFHATGKTCLNRYEFAKEISSQFGFDSKLILPVTSEQKKQEAPRPKKTCLDSSKLEKIIDYEFCDIKKGISFLVENSHKLDYKKQN, from the coding sequence ATGACAAAAAAATTATTAATAATTGGGGGGAGTGGATTAGTTGGAAGTACTCTATTAGAATATGCAGATGATTACGAATTACATGTTACATATAATACAAATCCATTTGAAAAACAAAATGTTCAAACATCACAATTGAATTTATTAGATAATGAACAAGATATAATTGATTTAATTAAAAATTTAGAACCTGATGTAGTAATAAACACTGTAGCACACCCTAGTGTTGATTTATGTGAAAAAAATCCAGAAATCGCAAACAATTTACACGTAAAAACAACAAAAATTATCACTGACATTTGTTCAAAAATAAATTCAAAACTAATTTATTTTTCAACTGATGCTGTGTTTGATGGTAAAACTGATCTAAAATATGTTGAAAAAGATCTTCCAAACCCCATTAATTACTATGGCTTAACAAAATTAAATGCTGAAAAAATTGTCTTATGTGAAAAAAATAACGTAATCTTGAGAACATCAGTAATTTATGGAAATCATAAAAAATCTAGATTTACAAATTGGATAATAGGTAACTTAATTCAAAATAAAATAGTCGATCCTCATGTTGATCAATTTAACACTCCCACATTAGTTGATGATCTAGCAATTTCCATTCTAAAAATTATCTCTAAGGATGTTTCTGGTTTGTTTCATGCAACTGGAAAAACTTGTTTAAATCGATATGAATTTGCAAAAGAAATCTCTTCTCAATTTGGTTTTGATTCGAAACTTATCCTTCCTGTAACTTCTGAACAAAAAAAACAAGAAGCGCCTAGGCCAAAAAAAACATGTCTTGATTCATCAAAATTGGAAAAAATTATTGATTATGAATTTTGTGATATAAAAAAAGGAATTTCTTTTCTAGTTGAAAATTCTCATAAATTAGATTACAAGAAACAAAATTAA
- a CDS encoding FkbM family methyltransferase, whose protein sequence is MGFNNPKIATKLLFERLRYRYSKFPKKVEISLFSNDKMIVVLPERVSEFLYYFKFFEYGLTRILLEYLKPGMIFCDVGAHFGYFSILASNIVGKSGQVHSFEPTKSSFDILRTNLKQENNFVNNIACWSKNSELEFNDFGIVHSAFNSFTKPKLKNNDIKENKNKIKSVRLDSYFENQVPDFVKIDAESAELEILKGMEKIFVKKLPLITIEVGDSFSEIPESKKTIEFLLEKNYNCFEFKNGRFSKHKIKETYGYDNLLFTPQMK, encoded by the coding sequence ATGGGATTTAATAATCCAAAAATAGCAACAAAATTACTTTTTGAGAGATTAAGATATAGATATTCAAAATTTCCAAAAAAAGTAGAAATTAGTCTTTTTTCAAATGATAAAATGATAGTAGTGTTACCAGAAAGAGTTTCAGAATTTTTGTATTATTTTAAATTTTTTGAATATGGATTAACACGTATTTTATTAGAATATTTAAAACCTGGAATGATTTTTTGTGATGTAGGAGCTCATTTTGGTTATTTTTCAATTTTAGCCTCAAATATTGTAGGAAAATCTGGTCAAGTACATTCTTTCGAACCAACAAAAAGTAGTTTTGATATTCTTAGAACTAATCTAAAACAAGAAAATAATTTTGTTAATAACATAGCATGTTGGTCAAAAAATTCAGAATTAGAATTTAATGATTTTGGAATAGTTCATTCAGCATTCAATAGCTTTACAAAGCCAAAACTAAAAAATAATGACATAAAAGAAAATAAAAATAAAATAAAATCTGTCAGATTAGATAGTTATTTTGAAAATCAAGTACCAGATTTTGTTAAAATTGATGCAGAATCTGCAGAATTAGAAATTTTAAAAGGAATGGAAAAAATTTTTGTAAAAAAACTACCATTAATCACAATTGAGGTTGGGGATTCATTTTCAGAAATTCCAGAAAGTAAAAAAACTATTGAGTTTCTATTGGAAAAAAATTATAATTGTTTTGAATTTAAAAATGGAAGGTTTTCCAAACATAAAATTAAAGAGACGTATGGTTATGATAATTTGTTATTCACACCACAAATGAAATAA
- a CDS encoding NAD-dependent epimerase/dehydratase family protein, which produces MARLWISGSSGFIGKHLYNYLKNFYDITCLSHHNNTLLPTTHNHFKLNFQDRSEIDSLISKFGIPDIFIHLGWGDMENPSSSVHLKENVLISKNLIDSFFEHGLQKFIFIGSVEEYGEKNRLLSEHSIPKGTLTNYGKGKYFVANYGLNKQKHSNQSFIHIRLCNSYGSGQRPTSLINYLYNAASTNQKAIVDPGNIFRDCIHISEVIFGIKLLLEQNHSFTVNLGSGKMISLQHFILEFWSQLNQKKENLIFKSNFGFHDSLRDAHVDLSLLYKITHWKPSLSLKDGIRMTLQDMSLK; this is translated from the coding sequence ATGGCTCGTTTATGGATTAGTGGCAGCTCTGGATTTATAGGAAAACACTTGTACAATTATTTAAAAAATTTTTATGATATTACGTGCTTATCTCATCATAACAATACATTACTTCCAACCACTCATAATCATTTTAAATTAAATTTTCAAGATCGTTCCGAAATAGATTCTTTAATATCTAAATTTGGTATACCTGATATTTTTATTCATTTGGGTTGGGGAGATATGGAAAATCCTTCATCATCTGTTCATCTAAAAGAAAATGTTTTGATTTCTAAAAATCTTATAGATAGTTTTTTTGAACATGGTTTACAAAAATTTATTTTTATTGGCTCTGTTGAAGAATATGGCGAAAAAAATAGATTACTTTCTGAACATTCAATCCCAAAAGGAACTCTAACAAATTATGGTAAAGGTAAATATTTTGTAGCAAATTATGGGTTAAACAAACAGAAACATTCCAATCAATCCTTTATTCATATTAGATTATGCAATAGCTATGGTTCTGGACAAAGACCTACTTCTTTGATTAATTATTTGTATAATGCAGCTTCTACTAATCAAAAAGCTATAGTTGATCCTGGAAATATTTTTCGTGATTGTATTCATATATCTGAAGTTATTTTTGGAATAAAATTATTACTTGAACAAAATCATTCTTTTACTGTGAATTTAGGTAGTGGGAAAATGATTTCATTACAACATTTTATTTTGGAATTTTGGTCTCAACTAAACCAAAAAAAAGAAAATCTTATTTTTAAAAGCAATTTTGGTTTTCATGATTCTTTACGTGATGCACATGTTGATTTATCATTATTATACAAAATTACACATTGGAAACCCTCATTGTCCCTAAAAGATGGAATACGAATGACACTTCAGGACATGTCTTTAAAATAA
- a CDS encoding SDR family NAD(P)-dependent oxidoreductase → MTQKKNMNFKGKNCLITGATGGLGTELSLLLAKMGFNLFLTSTRKSSLIKLEKKIQNFSNVRTSSFVADFTKNSDIQKLIKKIRHDFGTVDIIINNAAIFYPKSMLSSSLDDFEKSFSVNVKAPYVLCNKFGHDMKKNRWGRIVNIGSAAAYRGIENQSIYCSTKFALLGFSKSLVQEFSKYNVRVFFVAPGPLQTDMGKIVIKNNKQLNYDSFVTPTELSKFILDLIVYEKQLFVEEVRVGRIDF, encoded by the coding sequence GTGACACAGAAAAAAAATATGAACTTTAAAGGAAAAAATTGTCTTATAACTGGTGCCACAGGTGGTTTAGGTACAGAATTATCTCTGTTATTGGCAAAAATGGGGTTCAATCTATTTTTGACATCAACTCGAAAATCGTCTCTTATAAAATTAGAAAAAAAAATTCAAAATTTCTCTAATGTGCGCACTTCATCATTTGTTGCTGATTTCACAAAAAACTCTGATATACAAAAACTCATCAAAAAAATCAGACACGACTTTGGCACAGTTGATATAATCATTAACAATGCCGCAATTTTTTATCCAAAATCTATGCTTTCTTCCTCCTTAGATGATTTTGAAAAAAGTTTTTCTGTTAATGTCAAAGCTCCTTATGTTCTTTGTAACAAATTTGGTCATGATATGAAAAAAAATCGATGGGGACGTATTGTCAATATTGGTTCTGCAGCAGCGTATAGGGGAATTGAAAATCAATCTATTTACTGTTCTACAAAATTTGCATTATTGGGATTCTCAAAATCTTTAGTACAAGAATTTTCAAAGTATAATGTACGTGTTTTTTTTGTTGCTCCTGGGCCTCTTCAAACTGATATGGGTAAAATTGTGATTAAAAATAACAAACAACTAAACTATGATTCATTTGTCACTCCAACAGAATTATCTAAATTTATTCTAGATCTTATTGTATATGAAAAACAACTATTTGTTGAAGAAGTTCGTGTAGGGCGAATTGATTTTTAG
- a CDS encoding class I SAM-dependent methyltransferase: protein MELNCRFCNSSLKHIFADLGKTPLANSYLNSDNLEKPETFYPLKAYVCENCFLVQTDEFEKPQNIFEEYAYHSSFSKTWIHHIQEFVMNTIKRFKLDEKNHVIEIASNDGYMLQFFKNNGIPVLGIEPAKNIAKIAEEKGIPTISKFFGEQTASEVISVKQKADILIAFNVLPHVPNLLDFVKGLKKLLNDNGVLIIQFSAYLSQMIEKTEFDMIYHEHFSYFSLFTLQKIFSHCDLDIFDVEEFTIHGGSLRLFIKHKNNQTISLKTSVSKQLKLEEKFGIPKLITYENYQDHIINIKQNIWTFFKQIKNESKTIVGYGAPAKANTLLNYCGIGTDFLDYTVDLDPYKQGLFLPGTGIPIFSPEKISETNPDYVVILAWNLKDEIIEQLQFIRNWGGKFIVLIPEVEIIS, encoded by the coding sequence GTGGAATTGAATTGTCGTTTTTGTAATTCTTCATTAAAACATATTTTTGCTGATCTAGGGAAAACCCCTCTTGCAAATTCTTATCTTAACTCAGATAATTTAGAAAAACCTGAAACATTTTATCCTCTTAAAGCATATGTGTGCGAAAACTGTTTTTTGGTTCAAACTGATGAATTTGAAAAACCTCAAAACATTTTTGAAGAATATGCATATCACTCATCATTTTCAAAAACATGGATCCATCACATTCAAGAATTTGTCATGAATACAATTAAAAGATTTAAACTAGATGAAAAAAATCATGTTATAGAGATTGCAAGTAATGATGGGTATATGTTGCAATTTTTCAAAAATAATGGTATACCTGTTTTAGGAATAGAACCTGCAAAAAATATTGCAAAAATTGCAGAAGAAAAAGGTATTCCCACTATCTCAAAATTCTTTGGTGAACAAACTGCTTCTGAAGTAATTTCTGTAAAACAGAAAGCTGATATTTTGATTGCATTTAATGTATTACCTCATGTTCCTAATTTGTTAGATTTTGTTAAAGGATTAAAAAAATTATTAAACGATAATGGTGTTTTGATAATTCAATTTTCTGCTTATTTGTCACAAATGATTGAAAAAACAGAATTTGACATGATTTATCATGAACATTTCTCATATTTTTCATTATTCACATTACAAAAAATTTTCTCACATTGTGATTTGGACATTTTTGATGTTGAAGAATTTACTATTCATGGGGGATCTTTACGACTATTTATCAAGCATAAAAATAACCAAACAATTTCTTTAAAGACATCTGTTTCAAAGCAATTAAAGTTAGAAGAAAAATTTGGTATTCCAAAATTAATTACATATGAGAATTATCAGGACCATATTATTAATATTAAACAGAATATTTGGACATTTTTTAAACAAATTAAAAATGAATCTAAAACTATTGTTGGTTATGGCGCTCCTGCAAAAGCAAATACTTTGTTGAATTATTGTGGAATTGGAACTGATTTTCTAGATTATACTGTTGATTTAGATCCATATAAACAAGGGTTGTTTTTACCTGGAACGGGAATTCCAATTTTTTCACCTGAAAAAATTTCAGAAACAAACCCTGATTATGTAGTTATTTTAGCATGGAATTTAAAAGATGAAATTATTGAACAATTGCAATTTATTCGAAATTGGGGTGGAAAATTTATTGTACTGATTCCTGAGGTTGAAATAATCTCATGA
- a CDS encoding thiamine pyrophosphate-dependent enzyme — protein MEQNERKKIAKNVLYIRISQMLINEDYKEKKFKIPIHLALGHESISIAVSKIMKESDKLILTHRNVAYNLARSGKLKPILDEYYLKSSGLMQGKTGSMNLTNPKEGIIYSSSILGNNFAVATGISFAEKMKDGGITIVLGGDGSLEEGTFHESLLMFKSLDLSTLMIIENNEWSMSTRIHERRHPINLEKFAEAYDIKFVRISGNDPFDYIEKLEKLRDISLKTKSPILIEVMVNTLGDWILKTPEIPDGKFVNYHAGPTPSIDLKKCQIKIKNNVDDPIFVLEKYFDENEISKIAEETLRELKEEIK, from the coding sequence ATGGAACAAAATGAAAGAAAGAAAATAGCAAAAAATGTGTTATATATTAGAATTTCACAAATGTTAATCAATGAAGATTATAAAGAAAAAAAATTTAAAATTCCGATTCATTTAGCCTTAGGACATGAATCTATTAGCATAGCAGTTTCAAAAATTATGAAAGAATCAGACAAACTGATTTTAACTCACAGAAACGTAGCTTACAATCTTGCAAGATCCGGAAAATTAAAGCCAATTTTAGATGAATACTATTTAAAATCAAGTGGACTAATGCAAGGGAAAACTGGATCTATGAATTTAACAAATCCTAAAGAGGGAATAATTTATTCTTCAAGTATCTTGGGAAATAATTTTGCAGTAGCAACTGGAATTTCATTTGCTGAAAAAATGAAAGATGGAGGAATAACAATAGTGTTGGGAGGAGATGGATCATTAGAAGAAGGTACATTTCATGAAAGTTTGCTTATGTTCAAAAGTTTGGATTTGAGTACATTAATGATAATTGAAAATAATGAATGGTCTATGTCTACACGAATACATGAACGTAGACATCCAATAAATTTAGAAAAATTTGCTGAGGCATATGACATAAAATTTGTACGAATTTCAGGTAATGATCCTTTTGACTATATTGAAAAATTAGAAAAACTAAGAGATATTTCATTGAAAACAAAATCACCTATATTAATTGAGGTTATGGTTAATACGTTAGGGGATTGGATTTTAAAAACTCCAGAAATTCCAGATGGAAAATTTGTAAACTATCATGCAGGACCAACTCCAAGTATTGATCTGAAAAAATGTCAAATAAAAATTAAAAATAATGTAGATGATCCAATATTTGTATTAGAAAAATATTTTGATGAAAATGAAATATCAAAAATTGCTGAAGAAACACTCAGAGAATTGAAGGAAGAGATTAAATGA
- the rfbC gene encoding dTDP-4-dehydrorhamnose 3,5-epimerase: MIFTETPLKDVFVIEIKKLTDERGFFARSWDKKIFEQNKLNSNLVQCNISFNAKKGTIRGMHFQKAPHEESKLVRCVKGSVYEVAVDLRVDSKTYLQWFGITLSSENLKMLYVPEGFALGFQTLEDNTELFYQMSHEYVPQSSNGIRWNDPKLNICWPLTPTIISEKDKQLQFVK, encoded by the coding sequence ATGATTTTTACTGAAACCCCGCTTAAAGATGTATTTGTTATAGAAATTAAAAAACTGACTGACGAACGAGGATTTTTTGCTAGATCTTGGGATAAAAAAATATTTGAACAAAACAAACTTAATTCAAATCTTGTCCAATGCAATATTTCATTTAATGCTAAAAAAGGCACTATCCGAGGCATGCATTTTCAGAAAGCACCTCATGAGGAATCAAAACTAGTTAGATGTGTGAAAGGCAGTGTATATGAAGTTGCAGTCGATTTACGTGTTGATTCAAAAACTTATTTACAATGGTTTGGAATTACTTTGTCATCAGAAAATCTCAAAATGTTATATGTCCCGGAAGGTTTTGCTTTAGGATTTCAAACATTAGAGGATAATACTGAATTATTTTATCAAATGTCTCATGAATATGTTCCCCAATCAAGTAATGGGATTAGATGGAATGATCCAAAATTAAATATTTGTTGGCCTCTTACTCCAACTATAATTTCTGAAAAAGATAAACAATTACAATTTGTTAAATAA
- a CDS encoding D-glycero-D-manno-heptose 7-phosphate kinase — protein MIIGSTPVRISFSGGGTDMPEYFNEFGGNVLTSTISKFTYAIFHPRYDDSFQAFSPDFEAHYKPTKYSKIKIETGSELAVAVIKYLKFKQGVNVIVASDVPGGSGLGGSGSLTVNLVYTIHKIKQKKISKSQIAEDSFHIGRKLLKMPIGKQDEYIASYGGLKYITFNKEKIKVEKIKINKPTLKKLDQNLILFFVGDTRNSTSILSQQLSRIKNKDKVIINSLNQVKLLCQEMHDSLRNNDITKFGEILNKSWLKKREFVKGVSNSKIDKIYQIAIKNGATGGKLTGAGGGGHMLFYCEKKNQQKLIHKLESMKLKHIDFNLYDKGPEIAYMSNKTQNQN, from the coding sequence GTGATTATTGGATCAACCCCTGTTAGAATAAGTTTCTCAGGAGGGGGAACTGACATGCCTGAATACTTCAATGAATTCGGCGGAAATGTTCTAACTAGCACCATATCAAAATTCACTTATGCTATATTTCATCCAAGATATGATGACTCATTTCAAGCATTTTCTCCTGATTTTGAAGCACATTACAAACCAACAAAATATAGTAAAATCAAGATTGAAACTGGCTCAGAATTGGCAGTAGCCGTTATCAAATATTTGAAATTTAAACAGGGAGTTAATGTTATTGTAGCTAGTGATGTTCCTGGTGGTTCAGGCCTTGGAGGTTCTGGTTCATTAACTGTAAATCTAGTTTATACTATACATAAAATAAAACAGAAAAAAATTTCAAAAAGTCAAATTGCAGAGGATTCATTTCATATTGGTAGAAAATTATTAAAAATGCCTATTGGTAAACAAGATGAGTATATTGCATCTTATGGCGGATTAAAATATATCACTTTCAATAAAGAAAAAATTAAAGTAGAAAAAATCAAAATAAATAAACCCACATTAAAGAAACTAGATCAAAATTTAATTTTATTTTTTGTTGGAGATACAAGAAATAGTACAAGTATTTTATCACAACAATTATCTAGAATCAAAAATAAAGACAAAGTGATTATCAATTCTCTAAATCAAGTGAAGTTATTATGTCAAGAAATGCATGATTCATTACGAAATAATGATATTACCAAATTTGGTGAAATTTTAAATAAATCTTGGCTGAAAAAAAGAGAATTTGTAAAAGGTGTTTCAAATAGTAAAATTGATAAAATTTATCAAATAGCAATAAAAAATGGTGCAACAGGTGGTAAATTGACTGGTGCTGGTGGTGGCGGACATATGCTATTTTATTGTGAAAAAAAGAATCAACAAAAACTAATTCACAAATTGGAAAGTATGAAATTAAAACATATAGATTTTAACCTATATGATAAAGGTCCTGAAATTGCATACATGTCCAATAAAACTCAGAATCAAAACTAA
- a CDS encoding glycosyltransferase family 2 protein, whose product MLSIGLPVYNGEKSIEKSINSLLNQTFTDFELIISDNASNDNTEKICREYAKKDSRIKYYRQDKNIGFIKNYEYVLKQSEKKYFMFTSDHDIKEKTFIEKNIQVLESDPNTVGSISEIDFYGNEKELKIRYRGKGNYKIKEKYRFVHPAKGSFQDKFVFYLNFMESSMLYGIFRRKELQNCIGFHHQPWDLMVILRILEYGDLHVIDEILLHRFVGGLSSKDIYKNLRGEKFSRIELLFMFAPFFRYVINQFGFGFFIKNFKIMIKLCIRGHGRIILDNFRKMRDLF is encoded by the coding sequence ATGCTTTCAATAGGATTACCTGTCTATAACGGAGAGAAATCCATAGAAAAATCCATTAATTCATTGTTAAACCAAACATTTACAGATTTTGAGTTAATAATATCGGATAATGCTTCAAATGATAACACAGAAAAAATTTGTAGAGAGTATGCAAAAAAAGATTCGAGAATAAAGTATTACAGACAAGATAAAAATATTGGATTTATAAAAAATTATGAATATGTGTTAAAACAATCTGAAAAGAAATATTTTATGTTTACATCAGATCATGACATTAAAGAAAAAACTTTTATTGAAAAAAATATTCAAGTTTTAGAATCTGATCCTAATACTGTTGGAAGTATTAGTGAAATTGATTTTTATGGAAATGAAAAAGAATTAAAAATTAGATATCGAGGAAAAGGGAATTATAAAATAAAGGAAAAATATCGTTTTGTTCATCCAGCAAAGGGTTCATTTCAAGATAAATTTGTTTTTTATTTAAATTTCATGGAATCATCAATGTTATACGGAATATTCAGAAGAAAAGAATTACAAAATTGCATAGGGTTTCACCATCAGCCATGGGACTTAATGGTAATTTTAAGGATTTTAGAATATGGGGATTTACATGTAATTGATGAAATTTTACTTCACAGATTTGTAGGTGGTCTATCATCTAAAGATATATACAAAAATTTGCGAGGAGAAAAATTCAGTAGAATAGAATTATTATTTATGTTCGCCCCATTTTTTAGATATGTGATAAATCAATTTGGTTTTGGGTTTTTCATCAAAAATTTCAAAATAATGATAAAATTATGTATTAGAGGACATGGAAGAATAATTCTAGATAATTTTAGAAAGATGAGAGATTTATTTTAA
- a CDS encoding transketolase C-terminal domain-containing protein yields MKYIETVNDQIKNIVSKEDNLVLFGQNISAGSCIGGLTRGMNVKTTSKVINSTNSENTLCGFGFGLMLNEVSSVFFMKQLDFLLLGIDQLVNTFNNIRNTNSDLKSSFTIMPVIVDNGFQGPQSSLNNFADFCSIARIPGYAISTKYETEKIIGTKLVSKGFRILGISQRLVNTEIIDINPIKENSDFSVVKYTDGCDVTIVCFNFSFEKGIVIQKELEKNGISSSIFNVTSMTPCNWKHIIDNVKITNKIIVIDDSKSENLLCYNLISEIHDKCHLKKKIILTKEILSNWLCPIPDEMKVDVKEIVNILKEK; encoded by the coding sequence ATGAAATATATTGAAACTGTAAATGATCAAATAAAAAATATTGTTTCCAAGGAAGATAATTTAGTATTATTTGGACAGAATATTAGTGCAGGTTCTTGCATAGGGGGATTAACAAGAGGAATGAATGTCAAGACAACAAGTAAAGTGATTAATTCTACAAATTCAGAAAATACATTATGTGGTTTTGGATTCGGATTGATGCTAAATGAGGTTTCATCAGTTTTTTTTATGAAACAATTAGATTTTTTACTTCTAGGCATAGATCAATTAGTAAATACATTCAACAACATAAGAAACACAAATTCCGATCTTAAATCATCATTCACCATTATGCCTGTAATAGTCGATAATGGATTTCAAGGGCCTCAATCTAGTTTAAACAATTTTGCAGATTTTTGCTCCATAGCTAGAATTCCAGGATATGCTATTTCTACAAAATATGAAACAGAAAAAATTATTGGAACTAAATTGGTTTCCAAAGGATTCAGAATTCTAGGAATAAGTCAAAGATTAGTAAATACTGAAATTATAGACATAAATCCAATAAAAGAAAATTCAGATTTTTCAGTAGTTAAATATACAGATGGATGTGATGTTACAATTGTTTGTTTCAATTTTTCATTTGAAAAAGGAATAGTAATTCAAAAAGAATTAGAAAAAAATGGAATATCATCAAGTATATTTAATGTTACATCAATGACTCCATGTAATTGGAAACACATAATAGATAATGTGAAAATTACAAATAAAATAATAGTAATTGATGATAGTAAAAGTGAAAATTTACTTTGTTATAATTTAATTTCAGAGATACATGATAAATGTCATTTAAAAAAGAAGATTATCTTAACAAAAGAAATTTTATCAAATTGGTTATGTCCCATTCCAGATGAAATGAAAGTAGATGTAAAAGAGATCGTAAACATATTAAAAGAAAAATGA
- a CDS encoding NAD-dependent epimerase/dehydratase family protein — protein sequence MIIVTGSESFVGRNLIKKLLENNKKIMGVDLVEDKSQHYEYVKKDIRDKTLLDSIPDNAEALIHLAALSSDPMCKGKSYDCFDVNVMGTLNLIDIGKKKNIKQFIFASTEWVYEGFQGNEEKDENSKIDISEHTSEYALSKLVSEINLKQENQNGLSNITILRFGIIYGPRKNNWSAFESIASAVKNSDNVSVGSLKTGRRFIHVNDICDGIISSLNLTGINTINLSGNKIITLEDIIDTSQKIFKKKVKISEKNSENVSIRNPSNEKAKKLLKWEPKIGLEEGIKNIKEFL from the coding sequence ATGATTATTGTTACTGGTTCAGAAAGTTTTGTAGGTAGAAATTTAATTAAAAAATTATTAGAAAATAATAAAAAAATAATGGGTGTTGATTTAGTTGAAGATAAATCTCAACATTATGAATATGTAAAAAAAGACATACGGGACAAAACGTTACTTGATTCAATCCCAGATAATGCAGAAGCATTAATTCACTTAGCAGCATTATCAAGTGATCCAATGTGCAAAGGGAAAAGTTATGATTGTTTTGATGTTAATGTAATGGGTACACTTAATTTAATTGATATAGGAAAAAAGAAAAATATCAAACAATTCATTTTTGCTTCAACAGAATGGGTTTATGAAGGATTCCAAGGTAATGAAGAAAAAGATGAAAATTCAAAAATCGATATTTCAGAACATACATCAGAATATGCGTTGTCAAAACTAGTTTCAGAAATTAATCTTAAACAAGAAAATCAAAATGGCCTATCTAATATTACTATTTTGAGATTTGGAATAATTTATGGTCCTAGAAAAAATAATTGGTCAGCATTTGAATCTATAGCCAGTGCGGTAAAGAATTCAGATAATGTTTCTGTAGGTTCATTAAAAACTGGAAGGAGATTTATTCATGTGAATGATATTTGTGATGGCATAATTAGTTCTTTGAATCTTACAGGTATCAATACAATAAATTTATCCGGAAATAAAATTATAACTTTAGAAGATATAATAGATACATCTCAAAAAATTTTTAAGAAAAAAGTGAAAATTAGTGAAAAAAATTCTGAGAATGTAAGCATACGTAACCCTTCAAATGAAAAAGCAAAAAAGTTGTTAAAATGGGAACCAAAAATAGGACTAGAAGAAGGAATTAAAAACATAAAGGAATTTCTCTAA